The following is a genomic window from Corvus moneduloides isolate bCorMon1 chromosome 7, bCorMon1.pri, whole genome shotgun sequence.
GAAAAATCCGAATCATTTTGGAAGTTCACTGAAAGCAGAGTTTTTACTTTAGTAGGCTAAACAGTTTTTGCTCATccattttttctgcattagatttaaaattcttttttgcaGAGAAACAACACCTCGACTACCATTCCTTTCTTTGTGCACTTCATTTAAGAAATCTAAAATGTATTGCTTACTGTGTTCAATGTGTCAGTGTAAAATCTTTTGAATTTCTTAGGATTTTGTCAGTTTTGATGATCAGCATATCTGATGTTATCACTGAGAGTTTTCGAGATCGATTACTACACAAGGCTCAACAGCTCttagaagaaaagaatgaagtCCACTTCAACTATGCCAGAAGAATACTACAGTTTCTCCAAAATGTTAGACTGAGATATCATCCCTTGCTAGAAAAATGCAACAGGATTTTCCTTGAAAGTGCCTCCCATCTTGATATACACAGTATTAGTCATATTTTTGGACTGTATGAGCAGCTGGGTTTTGACAATGCTGAATTCCGCTTGATTGCTAAACAGCTGCTGTCCGAAACTATAGATGATTATTATGATCCTGAAACCTTTGCAAAATTGTTTTTTGCTCTTGGGCCTATGGCAGGATCCAAGGTTAGAGAAAGGTAAGTTTATTCATGATTTTGTCTTATTTATGACATATGTATTcttgcacagaaattaaaaatttactgGTGTTTGGAGGAATTTCTGAGTCCATCTGTGAGCTGAGCCTTAGGTTTCCTGGTTGTAATGTTGTAGCAGTGGATCATTTCATAATGGAAACAGtgtcaaagcagtttgtttttttataaaGCTGAATCAGATCCATCAATCAAGGGCTGTGTGAATGCTGTTATGCAAGGCCATCCTGTAGCTCAGGTCTGTTAGACTACAGCCTTCCTTTCACACTGGATGGTAGGTAAAaacctttctgtctttctcctgAGAAATATATGCAGTGatatttgttgctttttcctttttaagactGTCAGTAGCTGTAAAAGCCTGAGTCTTGTCCTATACCAGATTGATGACATCCTATTTTTTATGAAAGATCATCATCAGGGAACACTTCAGCATTTATTTAGAGCATAGTATTGtgtgacagatttttttttctctgcttgtttttcttgtgcCACAAAATCCTGTTTGGGGGTGGTATTACTCATGGGTCTCTCAAAGCCTGCAATTTTAGGCagaattttctgtattaattaCAACGAGTCTTATTTTCATACTTCTCTTCATGAACATTTCCTTTATTCAGATATTTGGATATGCTGCAAGCCTGTGTTGGTTTTGCCATAGCTGATTTAGTTACAAAAGCTTTTcctagatttaaaaaaaaaaatactttgtttgtGATAAACATTGGCTTTAATTACCGCAGAACCAGTTCAGTTCAAGTTTGATTCTGTTATCTGTAGCTTGTTGATTGATCATTAATTGTTTAGTGTCTTAGATTACCTTCTCTGTTTCTTGTCTACTTTTAGAATTGTTGGACTCGCTGGTTTCTAACATCAGAACAATATGCACTGATCCAACACACTCACACCCCTTCATCTGTGCTATACACACCAACTGTTCAGAAGAAAAGTCCACAGAATGAAAGTCTCTAGTTTGGGAGAACTTTTTTGTCCAGATGTAGTCTTTGGTTCTTTTCCTCATATATAAAGAAAATGGCTGCAATCTTTGCCAGAGATTTTCAATTGTTTTTCAttggaaaatgtcttttcctCTTTAGGTTGCTAGGAATTGCAGCACACATGGCAGAGGAATTTAGCAGTCACCAAGTACTGATGATACTGAGGACgatgcagaaaatgaaatgcagaaattctCATCTACTCAAAAAGTAATTCTTTTTATACTACTAAGAAGTTGTATTCTCTAGGTAAACTTCCATTTAGTGTGGAAAACTATGACATATCCAGTAAGTTAGGGGTGGCAGGTGCATCTCTTGTACACAAATGCTATACACCATAAATAATTGGCTATTACAGATTTTAGAATATTGCAGCTTGACCCAGAAGTAATTGAGGCAATTTAGGAATTTCAAAGAAAGGCATTTCACCCTTACCAAGTTACTGTCAGAGAGTATCTGTCTAATTTACAAATATGTGATCCTATTGCAGTAAACTTAGCCTTTAGCAATTACTGTAAACTCATGAGACTGCAAATGAAATGTAGTAAGTTGCAGAGAACATGTCCTGTCTTGGACATCCTGTTACTTTGGTGAATTGTTTGTTCAAAAGTCATTGTGTCCTATTTTGGACTACTAAAGCTTGTGTTTTTAAGAACCTGGGccacattttctgcagttttgaaCTGAACACTGTTTGTAGGGAGAGGTAGTACCTGTCATACAGTGAATGGAAAAGAAGTTGATGTTTTGGGCACAGAAGATGTAGCATTAGATATGTCAGAGATGCAGCAGAGTTAAGTGCAGGTCGTGAGCAATTACTGGATTGAAGGTAGTTGTATGAATCAAATAGatccttgaaagaaaaaggacataCTGGTTTCCTGTGGAGCAAAGGGATACTAAAAGGAAGATCAGGTGAATTAATGTCTTTTCTTCTTGAGTCTCAAGAAGAGTCACTGTCATAAGTGTCTCTGTCCTAAGACCTTAAGAAGGTCTTAAGGTGTTATCTTTCCCTACAGATCTATCCCCCTCTTTGCAGCTTTAGACCAACATAGCTGTAGCAACCATTGTTTCGTAAGTGAGTGTGGTGGTGCGGAAGCTGGTGATGCTGTTCTAGTTTATTGTGTTCTTGGTCCACTCTAAATTTAACTGATTGTGAAATCTGCAACCGAAGTTAGTAGTGTGAATTAGCTGATTTGTTGTGATGAGGgctttaattttgtaatttggTCAGTAAGTGGAGAGAGGCTGCTCTGTCTTAAGTGGAATAGTGTCAAAATCGGTGTGGAGAGGAGTGCATGTGTGTGAAACCCTTCACATAGGTACTGTGCACCACAGGACCCCCCTTTTCATGCGGGATGTTGGGGTTTGCATTATCCTTTGTATTAGCTTAATACCATGtaatcttttcctctttgtatTCAGAATGGCTTCTGTTCTGCACAAACACTTGGATAGCTATCATGTATTACAGTTGGTAAAGTTAACACAGTACTTGGTGGTGTTGTGCTGCCAGGATCTGGAGCTGTTTGCCAAATTAAAAACGTTACTATTAGGGTAAGTGTGTATTCTTGGAAATGTAGCTATTTAGGTTTTAAACAGTTCTCTACTTAAGATATTAATTAGCAAGCTGTTAGTGTTTTGTTTCCATAAATATGAAGAAGTACCAAACTGTTACAATTATTTGTCTATTAAACATGTAAATCAGAGGACAGCAAGTAGATGTTGTCTTGACTATAGACCCAACAGTATCTGCTAATAGATATGATAtcttttaaaggtattttttgcCCCTTTTTCCTTAGACCACTGTACTATAATGATGTTGAAATGACAATAAATTTTGATTGGTATTTGATAGGATGGATAGGTATTAATATTGTATTTGATGTTTGACAGAAGAAGTAATGAAAAAGAGACAGTAAGAATGCCTTGGTTGGGACAAGCAAAAGTGTGACACAGAAGTACTCTTTTGATTGAAGAACTGTCCAGTTAGTTCTTAAGCTTGTACTGTTGCAACAGAAAGTTGCCAGAGAAGAGATCTTGCTTCCCTTGCTCGGCCTCTATAGGAATGTAGTGCTTTGGCTGTAcgtttttttttgtgaatgatGTCTTCATGTTCCTCAGGCACCTCAAAACCTGCTGCTCCCTAggacagaaatcacagaaattaaCGAGGCCCATAAACCCACAGATACCCTTGACAAATGTGGACCTTCTGACCTTACTAAGAACTTCTGTGTTTATCAGTAACAGTTGGGAGTCCCACCAGCTGACTGAGCTGCTCATtgtcttcttccctttcttcagttttgaataaattaaaaggaagaagttaatctcactgaaaaaaagatgTGTGGATTTCTGCCAAGTCATTTAATATTCTGCTCATTTTATATTTGTGCAGCTTTTGACTTCTAAATTAGAATTTTCAAGCAtgtagtttttttgttttgcttgaaCATTTGCACTTTGTCACTACTGATGGACTATTTATTTCTATCTCTCTTCCAGTTGTTTAAAATCTACAGTGATACCTGCTGATACTGCAGCCATAATTCGTGTTCTGGCCATGCTTCCTTCTTTTCATGTGGAGGAAATTATTataaacaaagcagcagcagttctgcctcaaTGCAGGCTCCATCATTTGAATTGCATTGCTACAGCTCTTGTCAAATGGAATCATCATGGCCAGCTGCACTGGCAAAACAGTTCTGAGCTATGTGCCAAGCTTCTGCAGAAACTAAATGACTGTGGATTTCAGAGGCTTCAGAAAGCCAACAACTTAAATCTTCTGTTGGAAGAACTTACACATGTGAATGGAGAGTGGTTTGAAGAAGTCCTGAATGAGGAAACTATGGCCACGTGTAAACACTTGATAGATCAAATAACATGGGCAAATGTATTAcccttgtctttttttctcataaaatcAGACCACCGTTGTCCTGCATTATTTGACAGAATAGCTTCTGTGACTGTTGCAAATATAGACAAGGTATCACACTTCTTCTTTCTATCTACTATGAGTTATTCAGTAAGAAAGGACAGGTTAGTAGTTGATGTGTTTCAGAGCACAATTCACACATGCTTTTAAGAGTTTTCTTCAGTGTACCTGATTTGGAGATCATCTTTTTTGTGCTCACTTAAAGCTGTTTTACTTCTATGTATATAAATTTGCACttctcattaattttcatttcttttttattgttcaCTCAGTGTTAGGGCAGCCATAATCCTTTACATTCAACTTTACATTTGaccatcttaatttttttttaaacttgtttaTAAATAGTCACATCAATATCCATATGATGGATATTTTAACATTACTCATTGTGGGGATTTCCCCAATAGCCTGTCTATTTggtcaaaattactttttttttcttactatcttttttcccattctcaATCTGGTGTTCATATAAATCTTCAATTTTATTCTGCTGCAGTCTAGTTTCTTTAAGAACATTTAATGCAAAACCTTCTTAAAAGGTTCTTTAAGTGTATAGAAACACTTGGATCACCTACATGAAATAAATTCTAAGTTTTAGCTGTGGCTGCAATTTCACCtattactgcattttatttttttattatttctccaggaaaagctgaccaaagaaaaaaatcagaaaatagtTCATCTAGTCTTAAATCTCCAAATTCTGAATTAAttgtaaaaattttctttattttaaagcaatattaGGATATTTTGCAGTGACTTGATTTaggatgtctttttttttcaggttccCCCATCTGAAATctattttattctcttccttttctcttctttgaatTATGACCCTCCTGACGATGAAGAATTCTTTAAGAGTTGTATCCATCATCTTACTTCTAACTTGAGTAAGTGCAATAGACAAAGATTATTACTGAATGAAAATGGGAATAGAATGGCACTTTTgttaagcaaagaaaaagtgagTATTTTACTACTAATACTCTGCCTACTGGGGTTAAACCGTGACAAATATTcaattttgggttttgtttcacCTGTTAAAAATGACTGTTGATAAGGGACTAGCAAAGGATTTTTGGCACAGTAAAATGTAAGTGAAAATTTTGATTAATTCACTGTGCTGTTACTGGATAGAATTGTCATGGTGTTCCCCAAGGAATCATCATTTGGGAACAGGATACATTTTGTGATTCATCACAAAGAAAGAGTTAAAATTGTAGAGGAAGTGTGTAGAGATTTGTGTAGTACATTAAGAGAGAAAATCAGACGATTTGGGAGGCCAGGGAAAGGGCATTGCAAATCCTTTCAGCTTTGTCCTATGTTAATACAGGtttctctctggtttttcaAGGTCATCTTGAAACTTATCACTTGGTGCTGCTAGGTCATGTTTTGGCAATGGCTGGGTATTTTCCTCCACTTCTGATAACGACGatatttaatgtttctttcCTAAGCAAATTGGATGCTCAACTTGAAGGTAGCTATCTAGCTCTTTGACAAATTTGATTGTGTAACATTTGGCACAAAATGCAATTGTGGGCTTACATATGACTTGAGATGTAGAATTACTCTTTAAATGATTCTCTTTTCAGGAAAGACACCCTGTATATAATACAGTCATAATTTGAGTGCTAAAAGGGAAGTAATGaacaaaaatctgttctttgttttaaaagtacAGACCTGTATTGCAGATGagagaaaataatagaaaacaaTATTGCACTCAGTATTAGTAATTCTTCAATTTTATTAGGAATAAAATTACCTGACTGTGGTGTTTATTACTAGAAGTAGTCACAAAGCTGAAGGAATTTCTTGTCTGCAAGAAATGTATCCTACCTGTCTCTTCTCTAAAAAAGACTGACTGACTGTTTCATTCCTCTCTACCTGTAAGTTTTTCATTATCAATGTACTCTTGCCATTTTGCCCTCAACTACTTCATTAAATTTACACGATAGAAGCAATTTCTATCTTCTGTCTTGCTGTTGTTCTTAATACTGAGCAGAACTGGGCtttgtacatttattttctcagggATTTTGAGAATTTGAGATTTTGATTCTGCAGCATGAATTTTATAAATGCCATAGTACACAGATATTTGCATTTCTAGTAAAAAATTCAGAGGTTACCATTTAGTTCAATTTGTTggattttttcacatttcagttCACACATTTCtatgttgttattttttttaaatcagtccTGCCTGATACGGTGAAGCAGAGGGTCCACTCAAGCCTCATGAAATTGAACAGAGCAGTCTGTCTGGAATGCCCAGAGTTTCACATCCCTTGGTTTCATGAGCCATACTGCCAACGTGTCTTTCATAACAGTAAGTAATTTAGGAGAGGGAAAACTGCCTTCATTACTAGTAATAGTCTATTTTTGTAACAATATACTAGATCCTTCTAAAACCGTCATGCCGACAGTAGCACACAATAGAAGGCACACCCCTCTCTGCTGAGCATGCATTCTTGAAAAGTGCAAGCGCTTAGTAGTGCAACTGGGAGCAAACTAGTTTTCCTTGTGAGAATTAATGTAAGAGAGATGGTGTATTTCTTcataagaatgaaaaattaaatacacagaaacTGCGTATATGATGTGAAGGATAGAAAGG
Proteins encoded in this region:
- the FASTKD1 gene encoding FAST kinase domain-containing protein 1, mitochondrial, which gives rise to MLCLRQVCLFTLRCYQARTLCSDLLLSQINGCTHEDEVFSLVGRNKARLSEKHVGVALNMLWQLQKKRPFLLRTSDYVRNHSQFLTLCILAESKVERMEDEVIVDTLYSILRLNVEDHISLAKVLVTEAWKRLERLSLPALSKFALCLYKQHRHFSPIIGQVAHIVDLKLDSIQDIRILSVLMISISDVITESFRDRLLHKAQQLLEEKNEVHFNYARRILQFLQNVRLRYHPLLEKCNRIFLESASHLDIHSISHIFGLYEQLGFDNAEFRLIAKQLLSETIDDYYDPETFAKLFFALGPMAGSKVRERLLGIAAHMAEEFSSHQVLMILRTMQKMKCRNSHLLKKMASVLHKHLDSYHVLQLVKLTQYLVVLCCQDLELFAKLKTLLLGCLKSTVIPADTAAIIRVLAMLPSFHVEEIIINKAAAVLPQCRLHHLNCIATALVKWNHHGQLHWQNSSELCAKLLQKLNDCGFQRLQKANNLNLLLEELTHVNGEWFEEVLNEETMATCKHLIDQITWANVLPLSFFLIKSDHRCPALFDRIASVTVANIDKVPPSEIYFILFLFSSLNYDPPDDEEFFKSCIHHLTSNLSHLETYHLVLLGHVLAMAGYFPPLLITTIFNVSFLSKLDAQLEVLPDTVKQRVHSSLMKLNRAVCLECPEFHIPWFHEPYCQRVFHNSTSQINPQRQHIHRMLIEILGGSNYSRISVLTPYYYEIDFECVLDVNKKPLSYMVQNILLDGVGAIHLRHDIKDEGRKALPPGAQRIALEFLDSKAFSKDYSRHLKGEPAVKKRHLEMLGYRVVQIPHFEWNSMVLSTKGEQLEYLRKQLYTEYSDVRHAV